A part of Setaria viridis chromosome 8, Setaria_viridis_v4.0, whole genome shotgun sequence genomic DNA contains:
- the LOC117866325 gene encoding tricetin 3',4',5'-O-trimethyltransferase, which yields MTKGSHVDSASAACVFPLRSASSCSCSGRPSHDNVLRRSLIHPIHLLANDKLFMHAWSYMTDAVLEGGSPFNRAFGTPSWFDYAGTDARFNGVFNEAMKQHSIILTKKLLELYTDFDGVRTLVDVGGGLGSTIHAITSRYPTIQGINFDLPHVISEAPAYPDVQVQHVGGDMFEKVPSGDAILMKWILNCWGDNHCTKLLKNCYEALPPHGKLISVECILPVNPDATNSAQGLIGVDVCLLAYSPDGKERYEREFVELAKGAGFTSVKSTYIYANFWAIEYTK from the coding sequence ATGACCAAGGGGAGCCACGTAGATTCTGCGAGTGCCGCTTGCGTCTTCCCTCTACGGTCGGCCAGCTCGTGTTCTTGCTCCGGCCGCCCGAGCCATGATAATGTGCTACGCCGTAGCCTTATCCACCCGATCCACCTCCTCGCCAACGACAAGCTCTTCATGCACGCCTGGAGCTACATGACGGACGCGGTCCTTGAGGGTGGCAGCCCATTCAACAGGGCGTttgggacgccttcctggttCGACTACGCCGGTACTGACGCACGCTTCAACGGGGTCTTCAATGAGGCCATGAAGCAGCATTCCATCATCCTCACCAAGAAGCTCTTGGAGCTCTACACGGACTTCGACGGCGTCCGCACCCTCGTCGACgttggcggcggcctcggctccACCATCCATGCCATCACCTCCAGGTACCCGACCATTCAAGGGATCAACTTCGACCTTCCCCACGTCATCTCCGAGGCGCCGGCCTACCCCgacgtgcaggtgcagcacgTGGGAGGCGACATGTTTGAGAAGGTGCCCTCCGGCGACGCCATCCTCATGAAGTGGATCCTCAATTGCTGGGGCGACAACCACTGCACCAAGCTGCTCAAGAACTGCTACGAGGCGCTGCCTCCGCACGGCAAGCTCATCAGTGTCGAGTGCATCCTGCCGGTGAACCCGGATGCCACAAACAGCGCGCAGGGGTTGATCGGCGTCGACGTGTGCCTGCTCGCGTACAGCCCCGACGGCAAGGAGAGGTACGAGAGGGAGTTTGTGGAGCTCGCCAAGGGCGCCGGGTTTACCAGCGTCAAGTCCACCTACATCTACGCCAACTTCTGGGCCATCGAGTATACCAAGTAG